In Armatimonadia bacterium, the DNA window CAGGAGGCCATGACCAGCCGATGAACGCCCTCGGGGCCGGGATCATCCGCGAGGGCATGGCCGTCGATGGCCATGGGACCGTCGAGTGCATCACCGTCGCCTTCGAGAAGCCGGTGCTCACCGCGGACATGCTGGCCCGCAACTACTGCTGCTACCCGCACGTCTGCGGCGATCTGTACGCTAGTCTGGCCTTCAACTACTCCGCCGGGTCGCTCCTCCGCTGGTATCGCGACCAGTTCGCTAAGGCCGAGGTCACGCAGGCTGAGGCCGAGAATCGAGACGTCTACGACCTGCTCCTGAACGACCTCCCCGAAGGGCCCTCGGGGCTGTTCTTCATCCCCTACTTCGCCGGTTCGGGCACTCCCTACATGGACCCGCTCTCCAAGGGCGTGATCGCAGGGCTGACGATCGGCTGCACCCAGAAGACCTTCATCAAGGGTCTGCTGGAAGGCGTGTGCTACGAGCTGGCCCTGAACCTCCAGGGCCTCGAGGACGCCGGTGTCCACGTGGACCGGCTGCGCTGCACCGGTGGCGGGAGCAAGAGCCCCTACTGGACCCAGCTCAAGGCCGACATCACCGGCAAGGAATGCGTAACCCTCAACGTGAGCGAGAGCGGCTGCCAGGCAGCGGCAATGCTCGCCGGCGTCCAGGCCGGCGTGTACTCCTCAGTGCCCGATGCCGTGGAGGCTCTCGTCAAGGAAAAGGACGCCTACGAGCCGCGAGCCGCGGAGCATGAGCGCTACCAGGAGCAGTTCGCGATCTACCGTGAGCTGTGGCCCAGCGTCGCCGAGGTCGTACACAAGATGCGCTAGACGCCCTGCCCGGTCACAGAGCCTCCTGCGGCAGAGGGAGTGCGCCCACGGCGTGCCCCTCTGCCTTTCGTTTGCGGTGGCGGGCGGGACTGCTGTTGGTACCGGCAATCGGTCGGGAGGCGAATCAGTAGGCACCGCGCGCGGTAAGGACTGCGGGGATCGTCAGGAGCAGGAGCTTGAGGTCAACCCAGAAATCGTGGTGACGGACGTACTCGATGTCCAGTCGCACCCAGTCGTCGAAGCCGAGGTCGCTGCGTCCGCTCACCTGCCACAGACACGTCAGTCCGGGCTTCACCGCGAGGCGCTCGGTCTGCCAGGGCTCGTACTCGTCAACCTCTGAGGGGATGGGAGGGCGCGGGCCGACCAGGCTCATGGTCCCGCGCAGGACGTGGAATAGCTGCGGGAGTTCGTCGATGCTGTAGCGCCGGATTATTCGCCCCACTCGGGTGATGCGAGGGTCGCGACGAATCTTGAACACCGGACCCGTCGCCTCATTGCTGGCGGCAAGGCTGTCG includes these proteins:
- a CDS encoding FGGY-family carbohydrate kinase, which gives rise to MSLIGMDIGSTNCKAILFDAEGQQLATASREYAEVYPGPAMIELRPDDVWSAICEVLRKVSGAAGGDPVQAVSFSALGEAFTPVGKSGEFLYNTIVSPDNRAVDEANSWHDTLGAERMFEITGMPLHPSFSLNKIMWLREHRPDVHKQTWKYLLWPDIIFYKLGLQPRLDWSLAGRTMCFDVVNKCWAEEVLEVAGISSDMLADPIRPGSVVGEISAEASVETGLPKGCLVVAGGHDQPMNALGAGIIREGMAVDGHGTVECITVAFEKPVLTADMLARNYCCYPHVCGDLYASLAFNYSAGSLLRWYRDQFAKAEVTQAEAENRDVYDLLLNDLPEGPSGLFFIPYFAGSGTPYMDPLSKGVIAGLTIGCTQKTFIKGLLEGVCYELALNLQGLEDAGVHVDRLRCTGGGSKSPYWTQLKADITGKECVTLNVSESGCQAAAMLAGVQAGVYSSVPDAVEALVKEKDAYEPRAAEHERYQEQFAIYRELWPSVAEVVHKMR
- a CDS encoding sugar transferase, yielding MDTEGHTQPTSRRLGRAQRVDSLGYLAAKRLLDIAGAFAALIIASPIMLVTALAVVLDSPGPVFYSQYRLGRDGKPFHFYKFRSMNAAAPDLRDSLAASNEATGPVFKIRRDPRITRVGRIIRRYSIDELPQLFHVLRGTMSLVGPRPPIPSEVDEYEPWQTERLAVKPGLTCLWQVSGRSDLGFDDWVRLDIEYVRHHDFWVDLKLLLLTIPAVLTARGAY